One genomic window of Maribacter aquivivus includes the following:
- a CDS encoding DNA-directed RNA polymerase subunit alpha, which translates to MALFNFQKPDKVIMIDSSDFEGKFEFRPLEPGYGLTVGNALRRVLLSSLEGHAITSVRIDKVEHEFSTIPGVVEDVTEIILNLKQVRFKKQIEDSEAEVVSISVSGKNQLTAGDFQKFISGYQVLNPDLVICNMDAKVSINMEISIEKGRGYVPAEENKKSGAPLGTIAVDSIFTPIKNVKYSIENFRVEQKTDYEKLVFEISSDGSIHPKDALTEAAKVLIHHFMLFSDERITLEADEIAQTETYDEESLHMRQLLKTKLVDMDLSVRALNCLKAAEVDTLGDLVSFNKNDLMKFRNFGKKSLTELEELVINKGLSFGMDLSKYKLDKD; encoded by the coding sequence ATGGCATTATTTAATTTTCAGAAACCCGATAAAGTAATAATGATCGATTCCTCTGATTTCGAAGGTAAGTTCGAATTTCGCCCTTTGGAACCTGGTTATGGATTAACTGTTGGGAATGCATTAAGACGAGTATTGCTTTCTTCTTTGGAAGGTCATGCAATTACTTCGGTTAGGATTGATAAAGTAGAACATGAATTTTCTACTATACCTGGCGTTGTTGAAGATGTAACAGAGATTATATTAAATTTGAAGCAGGTTCGTTTCAAAAAGCAAATAGAGGATTCTGAAGCTGAAGTGGTTTCAATTTCTGTAAGTGGTAAGAATCAATTAACTGCTGGTGATTTTCAAAAGTTTATTTCTGGATACCAAGTTTTAAATCCAGATTTAGTTATTTGTAATATGGATGCTAAAGTTAGTATCAATATGGAAATATCTATTGAAAAAGGTAGAGGTTATGTTCCTGCAGAGGAAAATAAAAAATCTGGTGCACCATTAGGTACTATAGCTGTCGATTCTATTTTTACACCTATTAAGAATGTAAAGTATAGTATTGAAAACTTTCGTGTAGAACAAAAAACTGATTATGAGAAATTAGTTTTTGAGATATCTTCAGATGGTTCAATTCATCCTAAAGATGCTTTAACTGAAGCGGCAAAAGTTCTTATTCATCACTTCATGTTATTCTCTGATGAGCGTATTACATTAGAAGCTGATGAAATTGCTCAGACAGAGACTTATGATGAAGAGTCTTTACACATGAGACAATTATTGAAAACTAAATTAGTTGATATGGACCTTTCTGTTCGTGCACTAAACTGTTTAAAAGCAGCTGAAGTTGATACTTTAGGAGATTTAGTTTCTTTTAATAAGAATGACTTAATGAAGTTCAGAAACTTCGGTAAAAAATCTTTAACAGAGCTAGAGGAACTTGTTATTAACAAGGGATTAAGTTTTGGAATGGATTTATCAAAATACAAATTAGATAAAGATTAA
- the rplQ gene encoding 50S ribosomal protein L17, which produces MRHGKKINHLSRKTAHRKAMLANMACSLIEHKRINTTVAKAKALKQFIEPLITKSKAENNVSAEKGTHNRRIVFKNLRDKYAVTELFSVVSEKVADRPGGYTRIIKLGNRLGDNADMAMIELVDFNELYNAGKPKKKSTRRSRRSGGSDAEVVSAEKETKVEEAQTETEAKTDDSKE; this is translated from the coding sequence ATGAGACACGGTAAAAAAATTAATCATTTAAGTAGAAAAACTGCTCATAGAAAAGCGATGTTAGCTAACATGGCTTGTTCTTTGATCGAACACAAAAGAATCAACACTACAGTTGCTAAAGCAAAAGCTTTAAAGCAATTTATTGAACCTTTGATTACTAAATCAAAAGCAGAAAATAATGTTAGTGCAGAGAAAGGTACTCATAACAGACGTATCGTTTTCAAGAATCTTCGTGATAAGTATGCAGTTACTGAACTATTCAGTGTTGTATCTGAAAAGGTTGCGGATAGACCGGGAGGTTATACTAGAATTATCAAATTAGGTAATCGTTTAGGTGATAACGCTGATATGGCAATGATAGAATTGGTTGATTTCAACGAATTGTATAACGCTGGTAAGCCTAAGAAGAAATCTACTAGAAGAAGTAGAAGATCAGGTGGTAGTGATGCTGAAGTTGTTTCTGCAGAGAAAGAAACTAAGGTAGAAGAAGCTCAAACTGAAACAGAAGCTAAGACAGATGATTCTAAGGAATAA
- the eno gene encoding phosphopyruvate hydratase: MSIILNVHARQILDSRGNPTVEVDVVTENGVMGRAAVPSGASTGEHEAVELRDGGKAFMGKGVTKAVDNVNSIIAEEILGMSVFDQNLLDQTMIDLDGTPNKSKLGANAILGVSLAAAKAAANELGLSLFRYIGGVSANTLPVPMMNIINGGSHSDAPIAFQEFMVMPVKAKNFSHAMQMGTEIFHNLKKVLHDRGLSTAVGDEGGFAPNLAGGTEDALDTIAKAVKNAGYTLGDDVMIALDCAAAEFFVDGKYDYTKFEGESGVIRTSEEQAQYLADLSAKYPIISIEDGMDENDWDGWKSLTDKIGDKVQLVGDDLFVTNVERLSTGIERGIANSILIKVNQIGTLTETIAAVNMAKNAGYTSVMSHRSGETEDNTIADLAVALNTGQIKTGSASRSDRMAKYNQLLRIEEELGSTAYYPQEKAFKLG, translated from the coding sequence ATGAGTATTATATTAAATGTTCACGCAAGGCAAATATTAGATTCTAGAGGGAATCCAACAGTTGAAGTAGATGTAGTTACCGAAAACGGAGTAATGGGAAGAGCAGCAGTTCCTTCTGGGGCCTCTACTGGTGAGCATGAAGCTGTTGAATTACGTGATGGAGGTAAAGCTTTCATGGGTAAAGGAGTAACTAAAGCTGTAGATAACGTAAACAGCATTATAGCAGAGGAAATATTAGGAATGAGTGTGTTTGATCAGAATCTTTTAGATCAAACTATGATTGATTTAGATGGTACGCCAAATAAATCGAAGTTAGGAGCTAATGCTATTTTAGGTGTTTCATTGGCTGCGGCAAAGGCTGCCGCAAACGAATTAGGTCTTTCTCTTTTTAGATATATTGGTGGTGTTAGTGCTAATACGCTTCCTGTACCAATGATGAACATTATTAACGGTGGTTCGCATTCAGATGCACCTATCGCTTTTCAAGAGTTCATGGTAATGCCTGTTAAAGCAAAAAACTTTAGTCATGCAATGCAAATGGGTACTGAGATTTTCCATAACCTTAAAAAAGTATTACATGACCGTGGTCTTAGTACTGCGGTAGGTGATGAAGGTGGTTTTGCACCAAATCTTGCCGGTGGTACTGAAGATGCTTTAGATACTATTGCAAAAGCGGTTAAAAATGCAGGTTACACTTTAGGTGATGATGTAATGATTGCTTTAGATTGTGCCGCGGCAGAATTTTTCGTAGATGGTAAATATGATTACACTAAATTCGAAGGAGAATCTGGAGTTATAAGAACTTCTGAAGAGCAAGCTCAATACTTAGCTGATTTAAGTGCTAAATACCCAATTATCTCTATAGAAGATGGTATGGATGAAAACGATTGGGACGGATGGAAATCTTTGACTGATAAGATTGGAGATAAAGTTCAATTAGTTGGTGATGATTTATTCGTGACAAATGTTGAACGTTTGTCTACTGGAATCGAAAGAGGTATTGCAAATTCAATTTTGATTAAAGTAAATCAAATTGGTACATTGACAGAAACAATTGCTGCTGTTAATATGGCCAAAAATGCAGGATATACTTCAGTAATGTCTCACCGTTCTGGTGAAACAGAAGATAATACTATTGCTGATTTGGCTGTAGCATTAAACACTGGTCAAATTAAAACTGGTTCAGCATCAAGATCTGATCGTATGGCTAAATACAACCAATTACTTCGTATAGAAGAAGAATTAGGTAGCACAGCTTACTATCCACAAGAAAAAGCCTTTAAGTTAGGTTAA
- the carA gene encoding glutamine-hydrolyzing carbamoyl-phosphate synthase small subunit, with the protein MKYQTKRKAIILLADGTIFFGKSVGDKEGTAFGEVCFNTGMTGYQEIFTDPSYFGQIMVTTNAHIGNYGVNKDEIESESIKISGLVCRNFSYEYSRPLADDSLQGFLDKNELFAISDVDTRALVSYIRDNGAMNAVISTDIENIEDLKKRLSEVPSMEGLELASKVSTTEPYFVGDENANFKIAALDIGIKKNILRNLVKRGAYVKVFPYNSSFEDMSFWNPDAFFISNGPGDPEPLVDAIAAVKKMIETDKPLFGICLGHQVLALANGVSTYKMHNGHRGINHPILNLITGKGEITSQNHGFAINREETEANANLEITHTHLNDKTVAGIRMKDKNVFSVQYHPEASPGPHDADYLFDDFFKLIENCSKHNEIV; encoded by the coding sequence ATGAAATATCAGACAAAGAGAAAAGCTATAATATTACTTGCAGATGGTACTATCTTTTTTGGAAAATCTGTTGGAGACAAAGAGGGTACTGCTTTCGGCGAAGTATGTTTCAATACTGGAATGACAGGATACCAAGAGATATTTACTGATCCATCATATTTTGGACAAATAATGGTTACTACCAATGCTCATATTGGTAATTACGGGGTAAATAAAGATGAAATAGAATCCGAGTCGATTAAAATTTCAGGTTTAGTTTGTAGAAATTTTAGCTATGAGTATTCCAGACCTTTGGCAGACGATAGTTTACAAGGTTTTTTAGATAAGAATGAGTTGTTTGCTATTTCAGATGTGGATACAAGAGCATTAGTTAGTTATATTAGAGATAATGGAGCAATGAATGCTGTAATATCAACTGACATTGAAAATATTGAAGACTTAAAAAAACGTTTAAGTGAAGTTCCAAGTATGGAGGGGCTAGAGTTGGCTTCTAAAGTTTCTACGACAGAACCATATTTTGTTGGTGACGAAAATGCAAACTTTAAAATTGCAGCACTTGATATAGGTATTAAGAAGAATATTTTACGTAATCTGGTTAAAAGAGGAGCTTATGTAAAGGTATTTCCTTACAACAGTAGTTTTGAAGATATGTCTTTTTGGAATCCTGATGCGTTTTTCATTTCAAATGGACCTGGAGATCCTGAGCCATTGGTAGATGCTATTGCTGCAGTTAAAAAAATGATTGAAACTGATAAGCCGCTTTTTGGTATTTGTTTAGGCCATCAAGTATTGGCATTGGCAAACGGAGTTTCTACTTATAAGATGCACAATGGTCATAGAGGTATTAACCACCCAATATTAAACCTTATTACAGGTAAAGGTGAAATTACTTCACAAAATCATGGCTTTGCTATAAATAGAGAAGAAACTGAGGCTAATGCTAATTTAGAGATTACGCATACACACCTTAATGATAAGACAGTTGCAGGGATTCGTATGAAAGATAAAAATGTATTTTCTGTTCAGTATCACCCAGAAGCTAGTCCGGGTCCGCATGATGCGGATTACCTTTTTGACGATTTTTTTAAATTAATTGAGAATTGTTCAAAACATAACGAAATAGTTTAA
- the rpsD gene encoding 30S ribosomal protein S4: MARYTGPKSKIARKFGEAIFGDDKSFEKKNYPPGQHGNNRRRGKKSEYSVQLMEKQKAKYTYGILEKQFRNLFQTAKRKEGVAGEILLQLCESRLDNVVYRMGISPTRSGARQLVSHRHITVNGELVNIPSYSLKAGDVVGVREKSKSLQSIQDSLAASSAVYEWISWNSEKKEGTYVTIPERLQIPENIKEQLIVELYSK, from the coding sequence ATGGCAAGATATACAGGACCAAAGTCAAAAATCGCCCGTAAATTCGGCGAAGCAATTTTCGGAGATGATAAATCTTTCGAAAAAAAGAATTACCCTCCAGGACAGCATGGTAATAACAGAAGAAGAGGTAAAAAATCTGAGTACTCTGTTCAATTAATGGAGAAGCAAAAAGCTAAATATACTTATGGTATTTTAGAAAAGCAATTCAGAAACTTATTCCAAACTGCGAAAAGAAAAGAAGGTGTTGCTGGTGAAATCTTACTTCAATTGTGTGAGTCTCGTTTAGATAACGTGGTTTATAGAATGGGTATTTCTCCAACTAGAAGTGGTGCAAGACAATTAGTATCTCATAGACACATTACTGTAAATGGTGAGTTGGTAAACATACCTTCTTATTCATTGAAAGCAGGAGATGTTGTTGGTGTTAGAGAGAAATCTAAATCATTACAAAGTATTCAAGATTCATTAGCTGCTAGTAGTGCAGTTTATGAGTGGATTTCTTGGAATAGTGAAAAGAAGGAAGGTACATATGTTACTATTCCGGAAAGATTACAGATTCCAGAAAATATCAAAGAACAATTAATCGTGGAGTTATACTCTAAATAA
- a CDS encoding glycogen synthase: protein MNNFLFVSAENDAIPDCKAGGMGDVVRDVPREISKRGDKVHVVVPSYSRLHKNGIFKTKLEFSLRGMPYTAELYEVIPKRVDKNITHYVIHHPEISEGGIAHIYHDDPTEPFFNDFIKFIIFCTATAEAIKIGAFGDLDIVHMHDWHSAALLFIRTYHPQYQDLKKMRYVYTIHNLAIQGIRPFYNNYASVNHWFPEIQLDHKALMDPRYQDCINLMAVGIRFADAVHTVSPSYKEDVLLPSRRPEFIGGESLEEDLIKADNEGRLFGILNASNYGNIRIAEKGFLYRNTVKAIFRWLQENSKKYKADFLAHTGEKIMQFVGNRPKFIVSSVARLTEQKFYFLKRSPEAFEKMLARLNEIDGIFILLGTGDPDYEEFFRHMSYHHKNFVFTNGQSEDLIDSMYLETDLYFMPSLFEPCGISQMLAMRNGNPCLVHHTGGLKDTVDHLKTGFVFGGDTYDEQISNMVKSFDEALTLWENDKPAWKKIKANAKKARFTWEKSLDAYYESLYLL from the coding sequence ATGAATAATTTTCTTTTTGTTTCCGCAGAGAATGATGCTATTCCTGATTGTAAAGCTGGTGGAATGGGTGACGTGGTTAGAGACGTGCCTAGAGAGATATCGAAACGAGGAGATAAAGTTCACGTAGTCGTACCTTCATATTCTAGACTACATAAAAATGGAATCTTTAAGACTAAACTTGAATTTAGTCTAAGGGGTATGCCGTATACGGCAGAATTGTATGAGGTGATACCTAAAAGAGTCGATAAAAATATCACTCATTATGTTATTCACCATCCTGAAATATCTGAAGGTGGTATAGCTCATATTTATCATGATGATCCTACCGAACCTTTTTTTAATGATTTTATAAAGTTTATTATTTTTTGTACAGCTACAGCTGAAGCAATTAAAATTGGAGCCTTTGGTGATTTAGATATCGTTCATATGCATGACTGGCATTCTGCAGCGCTCTTATTTATAAGAACATATCACCCGCAATATCAGGATTTAAAAAAGATGCGATATGTGTATACGATTCATAATCTAGCCATACAGGGTATTCGTCCTTTTTACAATAATTATGCCTCAGTAAATCATTGGTTTCCAGAAATTCAATTAGATCATAAAGCTTTGATGGATCCACGTTACCAAGATTGTATAAATTTAATGGCAGTGGGTATTCGTTTTGCAGATGCGGTTCATACAGTTTCTCCATCTTACAAAGAAGATGTTCTTTTACCAAGTAGAAGACCTGAGTTTATTGGAGGTGAAAGTTTAGAAGAAGATTTAATAAAGGCAGATAATGAAGGTAGACTTTTCGGTATCTTAAATGCCAGTAACTACGGTAATATTAGAATTGCAGAAAAGGGATTTTTATATAGAAATACGGTTAAAGCTATTTTTAGATGGCTTCAAGAAAATTCCAAGAAATATAAAGCTGATTTTCTCGCGCATACAGGAGAAAAAATCATGCAGTTTGTTGGTAATAGACCAAAATTCATAGTTTCTAGTGTGGCGAGATTAACGGAACAAAAGTTCTATTTCTTAAAACGATCGCCTGAAGCATTTGAGAAAATGTTGGCTAGGTTAAATGAAATTGATGGTATATTTATTTTATTAGGTACTGGCGATCCAGATTATGAAGAATTTTTTCGTCATATGAGTTATCATCATAAAAATTTTGTGTTTACAAATGGGCAATCAGAAGATTTGATTGATTCAATGTACCTAGAAACAGATTTGTATTTTATGCCTAGTTTATTTGAGCCATGTGGTATTAGTCAAATGTTGGCGATGAGAAACGGTAACCCATGTTTGGTACATCATACAGGCGGACTAAAAGATACTGTAGATCACTTAAAAACAGGATTTGTTTTTGGTGGTGATACCTACGATGAGCAAATTAGTAATATGGTGAAAAGTTTTGATGAGGCTTTGACCTTATGGGAGAACGATAAACCAGCTTGGAAAAAGATAAAAGCGAATGCAAAAAAGGCGCGTTTTACTTGGGAAAAATCTTTAGATGCATATTATGAGTCACTATATCTGTTGTAA